From Lycium ferocissimum isolate CSIRO_LF1 chromosome 12, AGI_CSIRO_Lferr_CH_V1, whole genome shotgun sequence, one genomic window encodes:
- the LOC132040404 gene encoding uncharacterized protein LOC132040404 — translation MAGMLAGVECARRRKFHQNSGLLDSSSNTSSSTRRSFLCLYTSSHEHNLTSRLSKERSATSQEYEDEKLGEVAREAKQRLDERLSSYWKSQNKRGVKGFKSLGQWRALIC, via the exons ATGGCAGGAATGCTTGCTGGTGTTGAATGTgctagaagaagaaaatttcATCAAAACAGTGGCTTGTTAGATTCATCATCTAATAcatcttcatccacaagaaggtCTTTTCTTTGTCTATACACAAGCAGCCATGAACATAACCTtacttcaagactttccaag GAAAGAAGTGCAACAAGCCAAGAATATGAAGATGAGAAGTTAGGTGAAGTTGCAAGAGAAGCCAAGCAAAGGCTGGATGAGAGGCTGAGTTCCTATTGGAAATCACAAAATAAGAG GGGTGTCAAGGGATTCAAAAGTCTAGGACAATGGAGGGCGCTGATTTGCTGA
- the LOC132039174 gene encoding uncharacterized protein LOC132039174, translating into MEDIDEFSIPTSPPPYSLKQKLKNTLCFSCCFPHNHHPPPLPPPSSSDEKPSLVWIKPNIKDKCRTISNFISNGNGNRYKRHSSSAEFRYDPLSYALNFEDGYGDEETAFRNFSSRLPHSPPPPVKPLAVVAAAGL; encoded by the coding sequence ATGGAAGATATAGACGAATTCAGCATACCCACATCACCACCTCCATATTCTCTCAAACAAAAACTCAAGAACACCCTTTGCTTCTCTTGCTGTTTCCCCCACAACCACCACcctcctcctcttcctcctccGTCGTCCTCAGATGAAAAGCCTTCTCTAGTCTGGATCAAACCTAACATCAAGGACAAGTGCCGCACGATCAGCAACTTCATCAGTAACGGGAATGGAAATCGTTATAAAAGGCATTCATCGTCTGCTGAGTTCCGTTATGATCCATTGAGTTACGCCTTGAATTTCGAAGATGGATATGGAGATGAAGAAACCGCTTTCAGGAATTTCTCTTCTAGACTCCCCCACTCCCCGCCACCGCCTGTGAAGCCTCTGGCTGTCGTTGCGGCTGCTGGTTTATGA